The Silurus meridionalis isolate SWU-2019-XX chromosome 16, ASM1480568v1, whole genome shotgun sequence genome has a segment encoding these proteins:
- the avpr2aa gene encoding vasopressin V2 receptor, with amino-acid sequence MENAASEPTWHGPDARTESAWNSYTTPSRENSGQNGSYGGGSYFWLLQNSSAGTTNAPLPARVRNMALAQAEIGILSLVLALTTLSNGFVLWVLLRRRKHNAPMHLFMVNLCIADLVVAFFQVLPQLVWDITERFQGPDALCRSVKYMQIVGMFASSYMIVAMTVDRHYAICCPLQAYRLGAISRWNTPIMVAWGLSLVLSVPQVFIFSRSEVGKGEFECWGHFAEPWGLKAYVTWMTLAVFILPTFIITVCQVRIFREIHDNIYLKSKRVVSADSKRNLVLFRIPSLRNQNDKSREKERGRGSTLKDSRRGFHRRNKSDSSQSFCNARDSQHTLQPDCCNCLFQHSQGTHELQYNTKSPDVLPPTLTHTHSTINQSNSAVHGPFPEGAADCYRTSVDYSEPYAKSFETPMKSCNLVPSVRASVSISRPVTPPPPGVSRAMSKTLRMTLVIVLVYTMCWSPFFTVQLWAAWDPNPPDQGVAFTILMLLASLNSCTNPWIYTAFSSSVSHELVSILHCRPLMARRGSVPDDSSAIHTTSTTKDYPF; translated from the exons ATGGAGAATGCTGCATCAGAACCAACTTGGCATGGACCTGACGCACGCACAGAATCTGCGTGGAACTCCTATACAACTCCCTCCCGTGAAAACAGTGGACAAAACGGCTCGTATGGTGGCGGATCGTATTTCTGGCTGCTTCAGAACAGCTCAGCGGGGACCACTAATGCCCCGCTTCCAGCCAGGGTCCGGAACATGGCACTGGCGCAGGCTGAAATCGGCATCCTGAGCTTGGTCCTGGCGCTCACTACGCTGAGCAACGGCTTTGTGTTGTGGGTTCTGCTAAGGAGACGCAAGCACAATGCACCCATGCACCTCTTCATGGTTAACCTCTGTATAGCTGACTTGGTAGTGGCTTTTTTTCAG GTTCTCCCTCAGCTGGTATGGGACATTACAGAGAGGTTCCAGGGGCCTGATGCACTGTGCCGCTCAGTGAAGTACATGCAAATCGTGGGCATGTTTGCATCCTCCTACATGATAGTGGCTATGACAGTAGACCGCCATTACGCCATATGCTGCCCCCTTCAGGCCTACAGACTAGGGGCAATCTCACGCTGGAACACACCCATCATGGTGGCCTGGGGTCTGTCTCTTGTACTTAGTGTACCGCAG GTGTTCATTTTCTCCAGGTCTGAAGTAGGGAAAGGGGAATTCGAATGTTGGGGACACTTTGCCGAGCCATGGGGTCTGAAAGCTTATGTGACATGGATGACTCTGGCTGTCTTCATCCTTCCTACCTTCATCATCACAGTGTGCCAG GTGCGAATTTTTAGGGAGATCCATGACAACATCTACCTGAAGTCGAAGCGGGTGGTGTCGGCCGACTCGAAGAGAAATTTAGTTCTCTTCAGAATACCCAGTCTGCGAAATCAGAACGACAaaagcagagaaaaagaaagaggaagaggatcCACATTGAAAGATTCCAGAAGAGGATTCCATCGGAGGAATAAAAGTGACTCATCCCAGTCATTCTGCAATGCCCGTGACTCCCAGCATACACTGCAGCCAGACTGCTGCAACTGTCTCTTTCAACACAGTCAGGGTACACATGAGCTACAATACAACACTAAGTCCCCTGATGTACTGCCtcccacactcacccacacacactctaccaTAAATCAGAGCAACTCAGCAGTTCACGGGCCTTTTCCTGAAGGTGCGGCTGATTGTTATCGGACTTCCGTGGATTACTCTGAGCCCTACGCCAAGTCATTTGAGACCCCTATGAAGAGTTGTAATTTAGTTCCTTCTGTCAGGGCTTCGGTGTCCATTTCACGCCCGGTGACTCCTCCCCCTCCGGGTGTATCCAGGGCAATGTCCAAAACACTGAGGATGACCTTAGTCATAGTGCTGGTCTATACCATGTGCTGGTCACCCTTCTTTACAGTGCAGCTCTGGGCCGCTTGGGACCCAAACCCACCAGATCAAG ggGTGGCCTTCACTATCCTGATGCTGCTGGCCAGCTTGAACTCCTGCACGAATCCCTGGATCTACACCGCCTTTTCCAGCAGCGTCTCTCATGAACTCGTCTCCATTCTGCATTGCCGGCCTCTAATGGCTCGCAGGGGCTCTGTACCTGATGACTCTAGTGCTATACACACTACCAGCACCACCAAGGACTACCCGTTCTGa